Proteins found in one Anas platyrhynchos isolate ZD024472 breed Pekin duck chromosome 18, IASCAAS_PekinDuck_T2T, whole genome shotgun sequence genomic segment:
- the LOC139999005 gene encoding uncharacterized protein, producing MGSLRQPLLGTEPPPLPEPGGCREQGGGLRRFDAAPGCNFGPRRPPVPGREQRGEAPARQLSPPAARPRTRREKFGGPEPPAQPPRSPRCCGQPRDGAAPGAVPGPPEPCRAVPPAPTVAARAGGAHKAGVGGRPALPCAPRGAAAFVPARRRPPPPPPPPGGAGTGSLLPPPPPIPPAPRLPPARPRCPAAPGTFVAARPRAAPSPRTKEHVRERHRRAASRRDGLRVPGRAPPSGPAPVPVPALTWRRRPALLGALLGARRGPAGFVPAPRPGGAASRSAPLPPRRRRRPAGSGAGARPRARARAAGSAGVGAAPGVCQRRGSAHAEQRGRARPRSAPGAPQPRARLPAGPL from the coding sequence ATGGGCTCCCTCCGACAGCCCCTGCTCGGCACGGAGCCTCCGCCGCTTCCCgagccggggggctgcagggagcagggggggggTTTAAGGCGTTTTGACGCCGCTCCCGGCTGCAACttcgggccccgccgccccccggttCCCGGCCGCGAGCAGCGGGGCGAGGCGCCCGCTCGGCAACTTTCTCCGCCCGCCGCACGGCCCCGGACCCGCCGGGAAAAGTTTGGCGGCCCCGAGCCTCCCGCACAGCCCCCGCGGAGCCCCCGGTGCTGCGGGCAGCCGAGGGACGGGGCGGCCCCCGGGGCTGTACCGGGCCCccccgagccgtgccgggccgtGCCCCCCGCCCCAACTGTTGCTGCCCGTGCCGGCGGCGCGCACAAAGCCGGTGTCGGCGggcgccctgccctgccctgcgctccccgcggggccgccgccTTTgtccccgcccgccgccgccccccgccgccgccgccgcctcccggtGGGGCCGGGACCGggtccctcctcccccccccccccccaattcccccggCCCCTcggctccccccggcccggccgcgcTGCCCGGCGGCGCCGGGGACCTTTGTGGCCGCCCGGCCGCGGGCAGCTCCTTCGCCGAGAACAAAGGAGCACGTGCGGGAACGGCACCGGCGGGCAGCCTCCCGCCGGGACGGGCTCCGCGTCCCGGGCCGCGCCCCGCCGAGCGGCCCCgcgccggtgccggtgccggccCTTACCTGGCGGCGCCGTCCCGCGCTGCTGGGGGCGCTGCtgggggcgcggcggggccccgCGGGCTTTGTCCCGGCCCCGCGCCCGGGAGGCGCCGCgtcccgctccgctccgctccccccccgccgccgccgccgcccagccgggagcggagcgggggcccggccgcgcgcgcgcgcgcgcgccgcCGGCAGCGCCGGTGTCGGTGCCGCGCCCGGGGTTTGTCAGCGCCGCGGGAGCGCGCACGCagagcagcggggccgggcgcgtCCCCGCTCGGCTCCCggcgccccgcagccccgcgcGCGCCTCCCCGCCGGGCCCTTATAG